CCTGAATTTACTTTAAATGCAAAAACTTATTTTTAGAAAATTCTCATTTCTAAAGTTCTAAAATCCCTATAAATAATCTAAAATATTTTTTTAAATATTAAATAAAAAAGTGGATGCTTATGCACCCACTTTTTGATAACCTTACTTATATGCTTCTGTTACACTCTTTCTGTATTTTCCAAAAATTCACCTTTCAACATTTCTTCTAATTCTTGTACAGTATAAACTTTTACTGGTTCTATTCCATTAAAATATGTCGCATATTCATTAGTATAAGCTCCGGTGTTAATAAAATAAACAATATCGCTATAATCAATATCAATAGGAAGGTCAATTTCATCATATATCGTATCTACACTATCACAAGTTGGCCCGGCTAATGTCATGGTCATAGTCTCAGAATTTTCTTTCCCCTCAACTACTACTTCGTATCTGAAATTTTCTATAGTTTCCATCAAACCATGAAAAACTCCAACATCTAAAAATACCCATGTTTGAGTTCCTTTTCTACTTCTTAAAAGCACCCTTGAGGCAGTTATACCAGCACTTCCTACCATGGATCTACCGGGTTCGGAAATGACTCTCAATCCATCAACCCAACCTAAATATTCATTTACTGATTCATTTATTATTGCACCTATTTCTTCAACCGATGGAACAGGTTTCGTATGTTGTACAGGTATTCCGCCACCCAAATTTAACATTTTTAAATCGATTCTTTCCTTATGAAGTTTTTCAAATACTTCGCTCGCAGTTAATATAGCTTCCTTCCATTTATATTTATTATATGATTGAGAACCAACATGAAAAGAAACACCGTATGGAACCAATCCTTTTCTTTTCGCATATTTTAAGATATCTATTAAATGATCGGCATCCGTACCAAATTTACCAGAAAGCGGCCATTCAGAGTCATTGGAACTCATTGCCAACCTTCCATATACCTTTGCACCTGGAGCATTCCTAGCTATTTTTTCAACTTCCATTTCAGAATCCACAGCAAAATACTCAACTCCATTTTCCCAAGCAAACTTTATATCTTTCTCTTTCTTTATAGTATTTCCAAAACTCATCTTATCTGTAGAAACACCTATGTCCATCAACTTTATTATTTCTCCTTTTGAAGCCACATCAAAAGAAGATCCTAAATCTCTCAATGTTTCTAAGATACTTGAATGAGAATTCGCTTTGACCGCATAAAAAATTTCAACGTTATTTATTGAATTCTTCAATCTAAAATAGTTCTCTTTGACACAAGAAGTATCAAGAACCAAAAATGGAGTTTCTAATAATTTTGCTGCTGTTCTAATAAGGTGCGTTAATTCCAATTTATCCAACCTCCTATAATTTTTGAAAGCATTAAATTATATACTTCAAACAATATTTAATACTTATAAAGTAACGCAAAAACATTGATATAGTTAATATATAATTTATAAAAAGTTAAATTTCTAATAGTTCGTTAAGCTAACTTTATAATATTTTTTGTAAGTTCTTTAGTATTTACAATTAATGTTTATCGTAGTATAATTTATAAAGAATAAATTAAATATTTTTGCCGAGGTGGCGGAAGTGGTAGACGCGTAAGATTCAGAATCTTATGAGTTATGAACTCGTGCGGGTTCAAGTCCCGCCCTCGGCACCAATTAAAGCCACCTGATTTTTTATTATATTTATTTAATAAAGGTGGTTTTTTATATTTTTTTGTAAAGTAATTTTGATATAATTTTTTAAATGAGAGATTAAGTTAGGACTTTAGAAAGGAAGATTTTTGAAAATTAAACTCTTAAATTTAAGTCAATTCAGGGTGGAACTCTCCTCCTATACGTCGGTATGAATACCAACGAACTTAAAGAGATTCGTAGTTAGTAAGAATTAGATTTATAGAGATATTTTTGAAAAAATTTAAAACTAAAACATTGACAAAACTTAAGTCTTACAATTTTTAAAGTAGATAACTTTTTTAAGTTAGGAACTTTAAAAATGAAAATTTTCTAAAAATTAAGCTTTTGAATTTAAAATGGGTCCAGGGCGGAGCCCACCCTCTCTCTTTCGATATGCGTAGTAAAGAACTTAAAAAAAAGTTAATTTGTCAAAATTAGAATTGCAGAAGCATTTTATAAATAAAGATTTTTAGAAAATAAGGTTTTGAATTTAAAATGGGTTCAGGGCGGAGCCCTCCCCCCCTCTCTCGGTACAAGTACCGAAAAAGTTAAAAAATTAGGAATTAATAAGGATTAGAACTGAGGAGATATTTTGTAAAAAAATTAATTCTAAAACATATATGTAATAAGGATTTTGTAATTTCTAAAGTGGGTATTTTTTAAGTAAAAGGGAGGATAAAATTTAATGAGAAGTGTCTTCAGAGATTTTACAGATGATTTTTTTGAAATATTAACTTATCCTAAAGAAAATTGGGAAGATTTTTGGAAAAGTTATAAAAAATTGTTTGATTTTGTTGATATATACGTCAAAAAAACAAACTTAAAAGATGAAGATATTGTCAAAAAACTGAAAGAGATAGGAAGAAGAGATTTAGATAAAGCTTTTTGGTATAAACAGGAGATTATAAGAAATTTAAAATCAGATATTATAGAAGACTTGACGAAATATTCCGAAAAGTTTCAACTAAATAGGGGAGATTTTGCAGTTTATTTGAGTGTCTTTTTAGGTGACAAACCATATTTATTTTTAGACTCTTTTAAAGGAACAATAATCGTCGTAGATATATTATATTTGTATTTCAACAAAGACAAAATAAACCCAAGAAAGATCATAGAAGAGGCGATAACAACTTTTATAAATTTTACTTCTCCTAATAAAAAAAAGGCTGACTTTTGGATATTGTACGATAAAATAAAAACAATTATTACAGACAAAAATTATAAAGATAGAAACCAGGTTCTAAAAATAATTTGTGAACTATTAGCTGAAAGGATACCATATTACAATTGGGTGGGTTTTTATCTTGTGGATGAAAAAGAAAAAGACTCCCTTACATTAGGTCCATTTGTAGGAGAACCTACTGAACACACAAAGATAAAATTTGGTCAAGGTATATGTGGACAGGCGGCGAGTACCAAAACCACTTTTATAGTGGATGATGTAAGTAAAGAAGATAATTACTTATCTTGTAGTCCCAAAACGCAATCTGAAATTGTTGTTCCTATTTTTGATAAAAAAGGAAAGATCGTGGGAGAAATTGATATAGACAGCCATAATAAAGCATCTTTTGACAGTGACGATCATAATTTCTTAGAAGCCATTGCAAAATTATTGACAGAAAGATTTTGGTAGATATGGTGATTACATGGATATAAACAAAATTAAAAATATTTTTAGCAATTATATTCCCAAACCTATTGGTGTCGAAAACTGTTTTTCAGTTTTAATATCTTTAGTTGAAAAAGATGAAACTTTACATATATTATATGAGCTTAGATCTAAGAATTTAGAAAGGCAGCCTGGAGAAATATCTTTTCCAGGAGGAAAAATTGAAAGGAACGAAACCCAAAAAGAAGCAGCTATACGGGAATGTTGTGAAGAATTAAATTTAAAACCAGAAAATATAGATTTAATAGGAGCTGCAGATTATCTGCTAACTCCCTTTAATTATTTAATATATTCTTATGTTGGATTTTTAAAAGTAGATGTCAATAAAATAAAACCCAATGAAGAAGTAGAAAAAATATTTACCATACCTTTGGATTATTTCCTAAATCACGATCCCTTGAAACACGATACTTACTTAACAAATGAGACGGATGAAGGGTTTCCTTACGAACTTATCCCCAACGGTAAAAATTACAACTGGCGTATAGGTAAATACCCTGTTTATTTTTACATCTATGAAGATTATATTATCTGGGGTCTTACAGCAAGGCTAACCTATGAATTTATACAAAAACTTAAATTAACTACATAATATAAAAGTCAAATCATTTACGTTAGTTCCTGTAGGACCGGTTATAACTAAACCATCTATACTCTGCAATGCATGATAAGAATCATTATTATTGAGGACCTCTTCTATATCTATATTTTTTTCTATCAATCTTTTCACAGTCATACCATCCACTATGCCACCAGCAGCATCTGTTGGCCCATCCGTTCCATCAGTCCCCACTGAAACAATTATAATATCTTCATAATTAACTATACCCTTAGCTGCGGAAAGTACTAATTCTTGGTTTCTCCCACCAACCCCTTTACCTTTAACATGTACGACTGTTTCTCCTCCCAATATTACTGCACAAGGTTTTTTTAGAGGCCGATTTTTTTCTTTGACTTCTCTTGCAATTGAAGCTAAGAATGATCCCGCTTCTTTTGCTTCACAATCTAATGTTGTTGTCAAAATCAAAGTATTGTATCCTAAACTTTTAGCGATCTTTTCTGCACTTTCACAAACTTTTGACACACTTCCTATAATTCTTGTTTCAACGTTATTCAATTCTTTTGGAGTTTCTTTTTTTAAAGCGTTTATAACATGTTCGGAAAGATTTAACTTATACTTATCAATAATTTCTTCCACATCTTTAACTGTAGTAGAATCAGGATAAGCGGGTCCTGAGGCTATACTATCTAACCTATCTCCTAAAACATCCGAGAGCACAAGCGAGTAGATTTTTGCTGGCTCCACTAACTTTGCAAACTTCCCACCTTTTACTTGAGAAAGACGTTTCCTTATAGTATTTATTTCTACAATATTTGCCCCTGATTTAAGCAATAAATCCGTCATTTTTTTTAGTTCTTCCAAACTTATCCCTTCTACAGGAAGTTCAAAAAGTGCAGAGCCTCCTCCCGAAACTAAAAATAATATAGTATCTTCTTGCCCTAAATTCATAACTAACTCAACAACTTTTTTAGTTGAATTTATTGTATTCTCATCCGGTATAGGATGTCCTGCTTCATATATTTTTAAACCTTCTATTTTCCCTTTTGAATGACCATATTTTGTGATAACTATTCCATCTTTTATTTTATCCCCAAGTGAATCTTTTGCTGCCTTAGCCATTCGCCATGCAGCTTTACCAATAGCGACTAAGTATACATTGCCGTTGAAATTCAGCTTTTCAATCTCTTCTCTTACAGCCTTATCTGGTAAAACAGACTCAATAGAGTTATTTATAATTCTAATTGCATCTTCCCCTAAATTTTTCAAAAAATCAACCCCTTACAAAATTATCAGACTCATTATCCAGATTATAATCGCTGCTGTAAGACCTTCTACCAATGTTCCTACTGTTTGAAGTTTATAAGCTTGATTTACACTCATTTTTGAAAATTGTGATACAACCCAAAAATAACTATCATTAGCATGAGATACAACCATTGAACCTGCACCAATAGCTACCACAGACAACGCAATAGCTACAGGACTCGTTAAATTTAAAGTTCCCATGAGTGGTGCCATTAATGAGGCAGTTGTTATTATAGATACAGTAGAAGAACCTTGAGCAGATTTTATCGCTGCAGCAACAATAAATGGGAGCCATATACCTAAATTAATGGTCGCTAAACTTTCTCCTAATACATCAGCAATCCCAGAATTTTGAAGAATCCTACCAAATGCTCCACCTGCTCCAGTGATCAAAATAATTGAAGCAGCATTTAATAATCCCTCTCCAACCCATCCACTAGAAGATAACATTTTTTTATCTAATTTTTTAGGTAACGTAAAAGCTATTAATACCCCTATCATTAATGCTATTACTGGATTACCCACAAATCCAAAGAAAGTTCTTATTGCACCGTCTCCAAAAGGTCTTGTAGGAAAATCAGAGATTGATTTCAAAAGTATTAAAATTATTGGAAGTACTATAGGCATAAAAGAATTAAAAGTAGAAGGAGCTTTTTTAGTTCTTTCTTGTATTTCTTTATCACTTAATT
The sequence above is a segment of the Petrotoga sp. 9PWA.NaAc.5.4 genome. Coding sequences within it:
- a CDS encoding type III PLP-dependent enzyme, which codes for MELTHLIRTAAKLLETPFLVLDTSCVKENYFRLKNSINNVEIFYAVKANSHSSILETLRDLGSSFDVASKGEIIKLMDIGVSTDKMSFGNTIKKEKDIKFAWENGVEYFAVDSEMEVEKIARNAPGAKVYGRLAMSSNDSEWPLSGKFGTDADHLIDILKYAKRKGLVPYGVSFHVGSQSYNKYKWKEAILTASEVFEKLHKERIDLKMLNLGGGIPVQHTKPVPSVEEIGAIINESVNEYLGWVDGLRVISEPGRSMVGSAGITASRVLLRSRKGTQTWVFLDVGVFHGLMETIENFRYEVVVEGKENSETMTMTLAGPTCDSVDTIYDEIDLPIDIDYSDIVYFINTGAYTNEYATYFNGIEPVKVYTVQELEEMLKGEFLENTERV
- a CDS encoding GAF domain-containing protein — protein: MRSVFRDFTDDFFEILTYPKENWEDFWKSYKKLFDFVDIYVKKTNLKDEDIVKKLKEIGRRDLDKAFWYKQEIIRNLKSDIIEDLTKYSEKFQLNRGDFAVYLSVFLGDKPYLFLDSFKGTIIVVDILYLYFNKDKINPRKIIEEAITTFINFTSPNKKKADFWILYDKIKTIITDKNYKDRNQVLKIICELLAERIPYYNWVGFYLVDEKEKDSLTLGPFVGEPTEHTKIKFGQGICGQAASTKTTFIVDDVSKEDNYLSCSPKTQSEIVVPIFDKKGKIVGEIDIDSHNKASFDSDDHNFLEAIAKLLTERFW
- a CDS encoding CoA pyrophosphatase gives rise to the protein MDINKIKNIFSNYIPKPIGVENCFSVLISLVEKDETLHILYELRSKNLERQPGEISFPGGKIERNETQKEAAIRECCEELNLKPENIDLIGAADYLLTPFNYLIYSYVGFLKVDVNKIKPNEEVEKIFTIPLDYFLNHDPLKHDTYLTNETDEGFPYELIPNGKNYNWRIGKYPVYFYIYEDYIIWGLTARLTYEFIQKLKLTT
- a CDS encoding glycerate kinase, with amino-acid sequence MKNLGEDAIRIINNSIESVLPDKAVREEIEKLNFNGNVYLVAIGKAAWRMAKAAKDSLGDKIKDGIVITKYGHSKGKIEGLKIYEAGHPIPDENTINSTKKVVELVMNLGQEDTILFLVSGGGSALFELPVEGISLEELKKMTDLLLKSGANIVEINTIRKRLSQVKGGKFAKLVEPAKIYSLVLSDVLGDRLDSIASGPAYPDSTTVKDVEEIIDKYKLNLSEHVINALKKETPKELNNVETRIIGSVSKVCESAEKIAKSLGYNTLILTTTLDCEAKEAGSFLASIAREVKEKNRPLKKPCAVILGGETVVHVKGKGVGGRNQELVLSAAKGIVNYEDIIIVSVGTDGTDGPTDAAGGIVDGMTVKRLIEKNIDIEEVLNNNDSYHALQSIDGLVITGPTGTNVNDLTFILCS
- a CDS encoding GntP family permease; the encoded protein is MWLIVLLVLSVVFIIFATAKLTLHPFLVLLFTAVLFGLFSGMNLTDIIDSITNGFGGTLGSIGIVIAAGTIIGTFLEKSGGAFKMAEATLKLTGEKRVPLAMAIIGYIVSIPVFCDSGFVILSPLNKAITKKAKFSLATTGLALSLGLYATHTMVPPTPGPIAAAGILGADLGLVILIGLIVSVPSMLVGVFYANRMGKRIYIEPEPELSDKEIQERTKKAPSTFNSFMPIVLPIILILLKSISDFPTRPFGDGAIRTFFGFVGNPVIALMIGVLIAFTLPKKLDKKMLSSSGWVGEGLLNAASIILITGAGGAFGRILQNSGIADVLGESLATINLGIWLPFIVAAAIKSAQGSSTVSIITTASLMAPLMGTLNLTSPVAIALSVVAIGAGSMVVSHANDSYFWVVSQFSKMSVNQAYKLQTVGTLVEGLTAAIIIWIMSLIIL